A window from Athalia rosae chromosome 5, iyAthRosa1.1, whole genome shotgun sequence encodes these proteins:
- the LOC105687281 gene encoding AMP deaminase 2 isoform X6 produces MFANARESKRWLRDNKVTLRAAKDLEERRSHYEPSLAPGVPDDVDHPFGLEENDFVPHFQRVSISGEDTSGVPLEDLQQASQMLVQALVIREKYMQNSKQTFPSITSRFLRGADKPAHSLAEEVVHDDRKPIADHPVHAPASRGDPWECEFPPSKNYVISPVNGVFNLYASPDDLQNGKPVPYTYPDLSTFVRDMNLLCAMIADGPLKSFCYRRLSYLSSKFQLHVLLNELRELASQKAVPHRDFYNIRKVDTHIHAASCMNQKHLLRFIKKTLKNHADEVVTCAKNGETMTLREVFQSMNLTTYDLTVDMLDVHADRNTFHRFDKFNAKYNPIGESRLREVFLKTDNYLNGKYFARIIKEVASDLEESKYQNAELRLSIYGKNPEEWDKLAKWAIQSDVSSDNVRWLIQIPRLFDIFKLNKLMTNFQEILNNIFLPLFEVTNDPNTHPELHKFLQYVIGFDSVDDESKPENPLFDKDVNPPAEWNDIENPPYGYYQYYTYANMTVLNQFRAEQGLNTFVLRPHCGEAGPIQHLVCGFMMAENISHGLLLRKVPVLQYLYYLAQIGIAMSPLSNNSLFLNYHRNPLPEYLARGLCVSLSTDDPLQFHFTKEPLMEEYSIAAQVWKLSSCDMCELARNSVIMSGFPHKSKQYWLGPNYTKEGVAGNDITRTNVPDIRVAYRYETLLDELSNIFKVVEKPDAF; encoded by the exons AGCCGCGAAGGACCTGGAAGAGAGACGCAGTCATTACGAACCTTCCCTCGCCCCAGGTGTACCGGATGACGTCGATCATCCCTTCGGACTCGAGGAGAATGATTTCGTCCCGCATTTTCAGCGAGTTTCAATATCCGGGGAGGATACCTCCGGA GTACCTCTGGAGGATTTACAGCAGGCGTCGCAGATGCTTGTACAAGCTCTGGTaatcagagaaaaatatatgcaGAATTCCAAGCAAACTTTTCCTTCCATCACTTCGAGATTCTTGCGGGGTGCAGATAAACCGGCTCACAGCCTCGCCGAGGAAGTTGTACACGACGATAGAAAACCCATCGCAG atcATCCCGTTCACGCACCAGCGTCGCGAGGTGATCCTTGGGAGTGCGAGTTTCCGCCTTCGAAGAATTATGTAATATCGCCCGTTAACGGAGTCTTCAATCTCTACGCCAGTCCGGACGATCTTCAAAATGGCAAACCCGTTCCGTACACCTATCCGGATTTGTCTACATTCGTCAGGGACATGAACCTTTTATGCGCCATGATCGCTGACGGGCCGCTGAAGTCGTTTTGCTACAGGAGATTGAGTTATCTGTCGTCGAAATTCCAGCTTCACGTCTTATTGAACGAATTGAGGGAGCTTGCGAGCCAAAAAGCTGTTCCGCACAGGGATTTTTACAACATCAGAAAG GTGGACACTCACATCCACGCGGCATCCTGCATGAATCAGAAGCATCTCCTTCGATTCATTAaaaagactttgaaaaatcacgccGACGAAGTTGTGACGTGCGCAAAGAACGGGGAAACTATGACGCTCAGAGAAGTCTTTCAGTCGATGAACCTCACGACTTATGACCTCACCGTGGACATGCTCGACGTACACGCG GACAGAAACACCTTCCATAGGTTCGATAAGTTCAACGCCAAGTATAATCCGATCGGAGAAAGTCGGCTGCGTGAGGTATTTCTAAAAaccgataattatttgaatggGAAATATTTTGCGAGGATAATTAAGGAAGTAGCTAGTGACCTCGAAGAATCAAAATATCAAAACGCCGAACTTCGACTCTCTATTTACGGGAAGAACCCGGAGGAATGGGACAAGTTGGCTAAATGGGCTATCCAAAGCGATGTCTCCTCCGACAACGTACGCTGGCTCATTCAGATACCAAGACTTTT TGACATCTTCAAACTGAACAAATTGATGACCAATTTCcaagaaattttgaacaacATATTTTTACCACTCTTCGAGGTCACGAATGATCCAAACACCCATCCGGAACTTCacaaatttttacaatat GTTATAGGCTTCGATTCCGTGGACGATGAGAGCAAACCGGAGAATCCGTTGTTCGACAAGGATGTCAACCCACCCGCGGAATGGAATGACATCGAGAATCCTCCCTACGGATATTATCAATACTATACATACGCTAACATGACCGTACTCAACCAATTTAGAGC AGAGCAAGGATTGAACACGTTCGTCCTGCGACCTCACTGCGGCGAAGCGGGACCCATTCAGCATTTGGTCTGTGGTTTCATGATGGCTGAAAATATATCGCACGGTCTTTTGTTGAGAAAGGTACCGGTGCTTCAGTATCTCTATTATCTGGCACAAATCGGGATCGCCATGTCTCCGCTCAGCAACAATTCACTTTTTCTCAACTACCATCGTAATCCTTTGCCGGAATACCTCGCGAGGGGATTATGCGTTAGCTTGTCGACGGACGACCCCCTTCAATTTCACTTCACGAAG GAACCTCTGATGGAAGAGTACAGCATCGCAGCTCAAGTATGGAAACTCAGTTCGTGCGACATGTGCGAGCTGGCTCGTAATTCGGTTATCATGAGTGGATTCCCCCACAAG AGCAAACAATACTGGCTGGGTCCTAATTATACCAAAGAAGGAGTCGCAGGTAACGATATAACGAGGACTAACGTTCCAGATATTCGCGTCGCGTATCGTTACGAGACCTTGCTCGATGAGCTTTCCAACATCTTCAAGGTTGTGGAGAAACCTGATGCATTTTAG